In one window of Ruminococcus hominis DNA:
- a CDS encoding Tex family protein has protein sequence MDINQRLTEELQVKRWQIDAAVKLIDEGNTIPFISRYRKEATGSLNDEQLRKLYERLVYLRNLEEKKEQVLSSIEEQGKLTEELKAQILAAETLVVVEDLYRPYRPKRRTRATIAKEKGLEPLAALITLQQTKVALEEEAQKYISEEKDVKTVDDAIAGAKDIIAESISDEADYRSWIRKQTMKKGKLVSTAKDAEAESVYEMYYEFEEALSKLAGHRILALNRGEKEKFLTVKIEAPEDDILRYIEKQVIHQDNPYTTPVLKAVVEDSYKRLIAPAIEREIRSELTETAEDGAIEVFGKNLHQLLMQPPITGQVVLGWDPAFRTGCKLAVVDATGKVIGTTVIYPTAPTTPAKIKASKDLLKKIIPKYHVSLISLGNGTASRESEQFIVELLKEMPDQHVQYVIVNEAGASVYSASKLASEEFPKFDVGQRSAASIARRLQDPLAELVKIDPKSIGVGQYQHDMNQKKLGESLNGVVEDCVNKVGVDLNTASAPLLSYISGISSAIAKNIVAYREENGTFADRKQLLKVAKLGPKAFEQCAGFMRIQGGKNPLDATGVHPESYEAAAKLLEKQGFSLDDIRNGNLTGLSLTIKDYKKLAEELEIGEITLRDIVKELEKPARDPRDEMPKPILRTDVLEMKDLKEGMVLKGTVRNVIDFGVFVDIGVHQDGLVHISQITDKYIKHPLEAVSVGDIVDVKVMSVDLKKKRIQLTMRGISQ, from the coding sequence ATGGATATTAATCAGAGATTAACAGAAGAACTTCAGGTAAAACGCTGGCAGATTGATGCAGCGGTAAAATTAATAGATGAGGGAAATACAATTCCATTTATTTCACGATATAGAAAAGAAGCAACTGGTTCATTAAATGATGAGCAGTTGAGAAAGTTATATGAGAGACTTGTGTATCTTCGCAATCTGGAAGAGAAGAAGGAACAGGTGTTATCAAGCATTGAAGAACAGGGCAAGCTGACAGAAGAGCTTAAAGCACAAATTCTTGCGGCAGAAACGCTTGTTGTTGTGGAGGATTTGTATCGTCCATATCGTCCGAAGAGAAGAACGCGTGCGACGATCGCGAAGGAAAAAGGACTGGAACCTCTGGCAGCATTGATCACATTGCAGCAGACGAAAGTTGCACTGGAAGAGGAAGCACAAAAATATATATCAGAAGAAAAAGATGTGAAGACAGTGGATGATGCCATCGCAGGAGCAAAAGATATCATTGCAGAATCTATTTCAGATGAGGCGGACTATCGTAGCTGGATTCGTAAGCAGACAATGAAAAAAGGTAAGCTGGTGTCAACAGCAAAAGATGCCGAGGCAGAGTCTGTCTATGAGATGTATTATGAATTTGAAGAAGCTTTGAGTAAGCTGGCAGGACACCGTATACTTGCGTTGAATCGTGGTGAGAAAGAAAAATTCCTGACAGTAAAGATTGAGGCACCGGAAGACGATATTTTGCGTTACATAGAAAAGCAGGTGATACACCAGGATAATCCATATACGACACCGGTTTTAAAAGCGGTTGTGGAAGATAGTTATAAACGTCTGATCGCACCGGCGATTGAGCGTGAAATTCGAAGCGAATTGACAGAGACGGCAGAAGATGGCGCAATTGAAGTATTTGGCAAAAACCTTCATCAGCTTTTGATGCAGCCGCCAATTACAGGTCAGGTCGTGCTTGGATGGGACCCGGCATTTCGTACAGGATGTAAACTGGCAGTAGTGGATGCGACTGGAAAAGTAATCGGCACAACAGTCATTTACCCGACAGCACCGACTACTCCGGCAAAGATTAAGGCATCGAAGGATTTGCTTAAGAAAATTATTCCAAAGTACCATGTGTCATTGATTTCTCTTGGAAATGGAACGGCTTCACGTGAGTCTGAGCAGTTTATTGTAGAGTTATTAAAAGAGATGCCGGATCAGCATGTGCAGTATGTAATCGTAAATGAGGCCGGAGCTTCGGTATATTCGGCAAGTAAGCTGGCAAGCGAAGAATTTCCAAAGTTTGATGTAGGACAGAGAAGTGCGGCATCAATCGCACGCCGTTTGCAGGACCCACTGGCAGAGCTTGTTAAGATCGATCCAAAATCCATCGGTGTCGGTCAGTATCAGCATGACATGAACCAGAAGAAACTGGGTGAATCTCTGAATGGTGTGGTAGAAGATTGTGTAAATAAAGTCGGTGTGGATCTAAATACAGCGTCTGCCCCATTATTATCTTATATTTCAGGTATTTCCAGTGCCATTGCAAAAAATATTGTTGCATATCGTGAGGAAAACGGAACATTTGCAGACCGTAAACAATTATTAAAGGTTGCAAAACTCGGACCAAAAGCATTTGAGCAGTGCGCCGGATTTATGAGAATCCAGGGCGGAAAGAATCCTTTGGATGCCACAGGAGTACATCCGGAATCTTACGAGGCAGCAGCGAAGCTTCTTGAAAAACAGGGCTTTTCACTGGACGATATCAGAAATGGTAATCTGACCGGATTGTCATTGACGATCAAGGATTATAAGAAACTGGCAGAAGAACTGGAAATTGGTGAAATTACATTGCGAGATATCGTAAAAGAACTGGAAAAACCAGCAAGAGATCCGCGTGATGAGATGCCGAAACCAATCCTCCGCACAGACGTACTGGAGATGAAAGACTTGAAAGAAGGCATGGTTTTAAAAGGAACTGTGCGAAATGTAATTGATTTTGGTGTATTTGTTGATATCGGAGTACATCAGGATGGGCTCGTACACATTTCACAGATTACAGATAAATATATCAAACACCCATTAGAAGCAGTCAGTGTGGGCGACATCGTAGATGTTAAAGTAATGAGTGTGGATTTGA